A stretch of Miscanthus floridulus cultivar M001 chromosome 13, ASM1932011v1, whole genome shotgun sequence DNA encodes these proteins:
- the LOC136501847 gene encoding ABC transporter B family member 14-like yields MTTSHIQFYTNIGMKCAILIDGQDIKTLDLKFLRTNIGSVSQEPSLFSGTIMDNLRIGKIDATDEEIIEAAKTANVHSFISKLPNQYATEVGERGVQLSGGQKQRIAIARAILKDPPILLLDEATSALDSESEKIVQEALDIAMQGRTVILIAHRMSTIINADKIVLVENGRVAQSGTHEELQEKSEFYSSICSMQNLEKDSGKSKTRFIDQVKEEKEKEESQDGTYNKPSFTSSEQEKTLEQTEQPKQAIRKRRSAFYRIFLGTFKLLPEKVLLGSTAAAISGISRPIFAFYIMTVGIAYIKPDAKSIVSKYSVILFLIGLLTFFSNIFQHYIYGLVGERAMNNLREALFSVILRNEIGWFEQPKNSVGFLTSRIIGDTSMIKTIISDRMSLIVQCISSIVIATVLSTVVNWRMGLVAWTLMPFHFFAGIVQVRSAKGFATDFSTSHRKLISLTSEAVSNIQTVASFVQEDEILKKADLSLQEPMRTSRVESIKYGVVQGTSLCLWHMTHAISLSFTIMLLDKNLSSFKDCVRSYQAFAMTISSITELWSLIPLVLSAITVLDPALDILDRETRIVPDVPEVHSEERLAGDVVFQDVSFSYPSRPEVIILDGFNLDIEPGQQVALVGPSGSGKSTVLALLLRFYDPCEGQVLVDGKDIRDYNLRYMRKHIGLVQQEPILFNLSIRENISYGNEGASESEIVEAAMEANIHEFISGLSNGYDTVVGDKGSQLSGGQKQRIAIARAILKRPTIMLLDEATSALDGQSEMVVMSSLLAKEWKNKGELSSKITSITIAHRMSTVTSADVIAVMDKGQVIELGSHETLISANNCVYSRLYHMQSKGVKD; encoded by the exons ATGACCACTTCACATATTCAATTCTACACAAACATAGGAATGAAAT GCGCGATTCTCATTGATGGCCAAGACATTAAAACACTCGATCTGAAGTTCCTGCGGACAAATATAGGTTCAGTTTCCCAAGAGCCATCACTATTTTCAGGTACCATCATGGACAACTTGAGAATTGGCAAAATTGATGCAACTGATGAAGAGATAATTGAAGCAGCCAAAACAGCTAATGTGCACTCTTTTATATCCAAACTTCCAAACCAATATGCAACTGAG GTAGGAGAAAGAGGTGTACAATTATCAGGAGGTcagaaacaaagaatagcaattgcAAGAGCCATTCTAAAAGATCCACCAATTCTACTGCTTGATGAAGCGACAAGTGCACTTGATTCTGAATCTGAGAAGATAGTTCAGGAAGCTCTTGACATAGCTATGCAAGGAAGGACAGTTATCTTAATTGCCCACAGAATGTCAACAATCATAAATGCAGACAAGATCGTTCTTGTGGAGAATGGAAGAGTAGCTCAATCTGGAACACATGAAGAATTGCAGGAGAAAAGTGAATTCTACTCAAGTATATGCAGTATGCAAAATCTGGAGAAGGATTCTGGCAAGAGCAAGACAAG ATTTATTGATCAAGtcaaagaagaaaaggaaaaagaagaatCACAAGATGGAACATACAACAAACCATCTTTCACTTCTAGTGAACAAGAAAAAACACTAGAACAGACCGAGCAACCAAAGCAAGCAATCAGAAAGAGAAGATCAGCTTTCTATAGAATATTCCTTGGAACTTTTAAACTGCTCCCGGAGAAGGTTCTGCTGGGCTCCACAGCAGCAGCAATCTCTGGGATTTCAAGGCCTATATTTGCTTTCTACATCATGACAGTTGGCATAGCATACATTAAACCAGATGCAAAGAGTATCGTCAGCAAGTACTCAGTAATTTTATTCCTCATTGGACTGCTCACATTTTTCAGTAACATCTTCCAGCACTATATATATGGCCTGGTTGGTGAAAGGGCAATGAATAACCTAAGGGAGGCCCTCTTTTCAG TCATTCTTCGGAATGAAATAGGTTGGTTTGAACAACCAAAGAACAGCGTCGGCTTTCTAACCTCACGTATCATCGGTGACACCTCCATGATTAAAACCATCATATCTGATCGGATGTCTCTCATTGTCCAATGTATCTCTTCAATTGTAATAGCCACAGTGTTGAGCACAGTAGTGAACTGGAGGATGGGTCTTGTTGCATGGACTTTGATGCCATTCCACTTCTTTGCTGGCATTGTACAAGTCAGGTCTGCAAAAGGTTTTGCCACTGACTTCTCTACATCTCACCGGAAGCTAATTTCCCTTACTTCAGAGGCTGTCAGCAATATTCAAACCGTGGCATCGTTTGTTCAGGAAGATGAAATACTAAAGAAAGCAGACTTATCACTCCAAGAACCAATGCGTACAAGCAGAGTAGAAAGCATCAAATATGGTGTAGTACAAGGGACTTCCCTCTGTTTGTGGCATATGACACATGCCATCTCATTGAGTTTCACCATCATGCTACTTGATAAGAACCTATCATCATTCAAAGATTGTGTACGATCATACCAAGCATTTGCAATGACAATATCTTCCATCACAGAGCTATGGTCATTGATCCCTCTAGTCTTGTCCGCTATCACAGTATTGGACCCTGCGCTTGACATACTTGACAGAGAAACGCGGATTGTACCAGATGTTCCAGAAGTGCATTCTGAAGAAAGATTAGCGGGTGACGTTGTGTTTCAAGATGTCAGTTTCAGCTACCcttcaaggccagaagtgatcATACTAGATGGCTTCAATCTAGATATTGAACCAGGGCAACAGGTGGCATTGGTCGGCCCAAGTGGTTCAGGAAAATCCACAGTGTTGGCTCTTCTGCTAAGATTCTATGATCCTTGTGAAGGACAGGTGCTTGTGGATGGTAAGGACATCCGAGACTACAATTTGAGATACATGAGAAAGCACATAGGACTAGTTCAGCAAGAGCCAATCTTGTTCAACTTGTCTATTAGAGAGAACATCAGCTATGGTAATGAAGGTGCATCAGAATCAGAAATAGTTGAGGCTGCAATGGAGGCAAACATCCATGAGTTCATCAGTGGCCTGTCAAATGGATATGACACTGTGGTTGGGGACAAAGGAAGTCAGCTTTCTGGAGGTCAGAAGCAGCGAATTGCCATTGCAAGAGCTATACTAAAGAGGCCCACCATAATGCTATTGGATGAAGCGACAAGTGCTCTAGACGGTCAATCTGAGATGGTGGTGATGAGCTCCCTGCTAGCAAAAGAGTGGAAAAACAAAGGTGAGCTTTCAAGCAAGATCACAAGCATCACAATTGCACATAGAATGTCCACAGTCACGAGCGCAGATGTGATTGCCGTGATGGATAAAGGGCAGGTGATTGAATTGGGCAGCCATGAAACATTGATCTCGGCAAACAATTGTGTTTACTCCAGACTGTACCATATGCAAAGCAAAGGAGTCAAAGACTAA